TGGAAGTGGTGGGACACAGTGCCGGCCAGGATCTGGTGGATGCCGTGGAGGAGGTCCTGGGGTGCGACAAGATGCGGGAAACCGTTGATATTTCCGTGGTGTCGATCGACTTCGATCCAACCTTGCCACGCCCCCTCAAGCTCGCCCTGGAACTCATGCACAGCAACATCGAGGACCCCATCGAAATAGTCGAGATCGCGCGCTATGCACGCATCTCCAGACGGCACCTGGAGCGCCTGTTCCGCCGCTACGTGAAGGCGACCCCGCCACGCTACTACATGGAGCTGAGGCTCACCCACGCCCGTCAACTGCTGCAGCACACCAACAAGTCCATGACGGAAATATCGGTCGCGAGCGGCTTTGCGACGCTTCCTCATTTCAGTCGCTGCTTTCGCGAGAAGTTCGATGTGGCGCCTGGCGAGTTCCGCTCCCGTTCCCAGTTCCGGGTCGGAACGAGCACGGAGCTGCCAGCGAAGTCCCGCCGGACGACGGGCGGCCTCCGTACCGGAACGGGCGGATAAGATCGAGGAGGGCGCCCGGCAATTCTTCGGGGGGGATCACCCGTGCTGCCGCGTCACTGATCCGCTTTCTGACTTGGTCGATCCCTCAGCGCCTGCGTCTCGCTCATCAGCCAGTCGCGAAGCACCCGCATTTCACTCGAACCGGCCAGGTCGCGGCGGCAAACGAAGTAGTGCTTGCGATCGTCGGCAAAGAGGGTCTCCTCGAGCGGCCTTACCAGCGTGCCCGCGTTCAGCTGTGGCTCTACCAGATGGCGCCAGGCCAGGCAGACACCCACGTCTTCCTGGGCGGCATTGAGCAGCATCGAAAAGTGGCTGAAATCCACTAGTTCCGTGCACATGGTGGAGTCCAGGCCGAACTCCTTCAGCCAGAACGCCCAATCGACAGGTGCCCAGAGCCTGGCTTTCCAGTGGCTGGCGCTGAGGTTCAGCAGCGTGACGCCCAGCATTCCTTCCAGGGTCGTGATGCGGGGGTTCTGCGCAAGAAACCGGGGCGTACAGACCGGGAATATCTCTTCGGAGAAGAGGTACTCGGCCACATAGTGCGGATGCTCTTCGAGCCCCAGGGTCACCGCAGCGCTGAAACGCTCCTGATAGTCGGGGTTCTCCTCGGAACTGATCATGTGCAACTGGAGTTCGGGATGCTGGACTCTCAGTTGCTTCAGCCTTGGCATCAGCCAGAGCTGGGCGAAGGAGGTCGTGCTGATCAGCGCCAGATAGTCC
This genomic window from Pseudomonas furukawaii contains:
- a CDS encoding LysR substrate-binding domain-containing protein — encoded protein: MNSLRQLLPPLNALRTFEAAARHGSFKMAAEELCVTQAAVSRQIQTLEDFYGLKLFLRGNRKVQLTSDGHTLYLAASSALQSIATASRGLLRRNSLDYLALISTTSFAQLWLMPRLKQLRVQHPELQLHMISSEENPDYQERFSAAVTLGLEEHPHYVAEYLFSEEIFPVCTPRFLAQNPRITTLEGMLGVTLLNLSASHWKARLWAPVDWAFWLKEFGLDSTMCTELVDFSHFSMLLNAAQEDVGVCLAWRHLVEPQLNAGTLVRPLEETLFADDRKHYFVCRRDLAGSSEMRVLRDWLMSETQALRDRPSQKADQ